In Quercus robur chromosome 10, dhQueRobu3.1, whole genome shotgun sequence, a genomic segment contains:
- the LOC126702492 gene encoding RHOMBOID-like protein 12, mitochondrial codes for MQRLLSLKRASSNLPKKLSNTSTSSSLLHSHHSYDSKPFSSLTKPQNQSLSSFLSHPLHHQVHSHSSWHSFSAKTIHGFFSNPLIAKQFLLSSPNTLLRVSTSKSLVDCRVSFLRAQFQRQSFRFNPSFDSHRRGWRSWFQGLTADGMVYGLIIANVAVYMLWQVADGNFMRDNFMISLDNFKSGRLHTLITSAFSHRDLEHIGSNMIGLYFFGMSIGRTFGPEFLLKLYIAGALGGSIFYLMHKAFLASSSKGQQLWYRDPSKTPGLGASGAVNAIMLLNIFLFPKATLYFDFIIPVPAFLLGIFLIGKDVLRILEGDSHISGSAHLGGAAVAAIAWARIRKGRF; via the exons atgcagaGGCTATTGTCTCTCAAACGTGCTTCCTCAAACCTTCCAAAGAAACTCTCAAACACCTCCACTTCCTCTTCACTCCTTCACTCTCACCACTCTTACGATTCCAAACCCTTCTCTTCTCTCACCAAACCCCAAAACCAGTCTCTCAGctcttttctctctcacccACTTCACCACCAGGTCCACTCTCATTCATCATGGCACAGTTTTTCTGCGAAAACAATTCATGGGTTTTTCTCAAATCCTTTGATTGCAAAGCAGTTCTTGTTGAGTTCCCCAAATACCCTCTTGAGGGTCTCAACAAGCAAGAGTCTTGTAGATTGCAGAGTCTCATTTCTCAGAGCTCAATTTCAAAGGCAGAGCTTTAGGTTCAATCCAAGTTTTGATTCCCATAGGCGTGGCTG GAGATCATGGTTCCAAGGACTAACGGCTGATGGGATGGTTTATGGCTTGATTATAGCCAATGTTGCTGTTTATATGTTATGGCAGGTTGCAGATGGTAACTTTATGAGGGATAACTTTATG ATATCATTGGACAATTTTAAAAGTGGTCGATTGCACACATTGATAACTTCTGCATTCAGTCATAGAGATCTTGAGCATATTGGTTCTAACATGATCGGACTATACTTCTTTGGGATGAGT ATTGGAAGAACTTTCGGACCTGAATTTTTGCTTAAGTTGTATATAGCTGGGGCACTTGGTGGTTCAATTTTTTACTTGATGCACAAAGCGTTTTTGGCCTCATCATCCAAG GGCCAGCAACTGTGGTACAGGGACCCATCAAAGACACCAGGATTG GGGGCAAGTGGGGCTGTGAATGCTATCATGCTGCTTAATATATTCCTCTTTCCAAAAGCTACCCTGTACTTTGACTTCATCATACCAGTCCCTGCCTTCTTACTG GGGATCTTTCTAATTGGAAAAGATGTGTTGAGAATATTAGAG gGAGATAGTCATATCTCAGGATCCGCACATTTGGGGGGTGCTGCAGTTGCTGCCATAGCCTGGGCACGAATTCGAAAAGGAAGGTTCTAA